The following coding sequences lie in one Bacteroides helcogenes P 36-108 genomic window:
- a CDS encoding V-type ATP synthase subunit B — MATKAFQKIYTKITQITKATCSLKAAGVGYDELATVNGKLAQVVKITGDDVTLQVFEGTEGIPTNAEVVFLGKAPTIKVSEQLSGRFFNAFGDPIDGGPEIEGQEVEIGGPSVNPVRRKQPSELIATGIAGIDLNNTLVSGQKIPFFADPDQPFNQVMANVALRAETDKIILGGMGMTNDDYLYFKNVFSNAGALDRIVSFMNTTENPPVERLLIPDMSLTAAEYFAVEKNEKVLVLLTDMSSYADALAIVSNRMDQIPSKDSMPGSIYSDLAKIYEKAVQFPSGGSITIIAVTTLSGGDITHAVPDNTGYITEGQLFLRRDSDIGKVIVDPFRSLSRLKQLVTGKKTRKDHPQVMNAAVRLYADAANARTKLENGFDLTNYDERTLAFAKDYSNRLLAIDVNLDTTEMLDVAWSLFGKYFRPEEVNIKKELVDQYWPEANNQSL; from the coding sequence ATGGCAACAAAAGCATTTCAAAAGATATATACCAAGATAACTCAGATTACGAAAGCCACGTGTTCGCTGAAAGCGGCCGGGGTGGGGTACGATGAGCTGGCAACCGTAAACGGAAAGCTTGCGCAGGTGGTGAAGATTACTGGTGACGATGTGACTCTGCAGGTGTTTGAGGGCACTGAAGGCATTCCTACCAATGCCGAAGTGGTGTTTTTGGGCAAGGCTCCTACAATCAAAGTGAGTGAGCAGCTTTCGGGACGCTTCTTCAATGCTTTCGGTGATCCCATCGACGGAGGTCCGGAGATTGAAGGGCAGGAAGTGGAAATTGGCGGCCCGTCTGTGAATCCGGTGCGTCGTAAGCAGCCTTCGGAGCTGATTGCGACCGGTATCGCAGGTATCGACCTGAACAATACATTGGTGTCAGGGCAGAAGATTCCGTTCTTCGCTGATCCTGATCAACCGTTCAACCAGGTGATGGCAAATGTGGCATTGCGTGCTGAGACCGACAAGATCATCCTTGGTGGTATGGGTATGACGAATGATGACTATTTGTACTTTAAGAATGTGTTTTCCAACGCCGGAGCGCTTGATCGTATCGTCAGCTTTATGAATACGACCGAGAACCCGCCTGTGGAGCGTCTGTTGATTCCTGACATGTCATTGACTGCCGCAGAATATTTTGCTGTGGAGAAGAATGAGAAAGTGCTTGTATTATTGACAGACATGTCTTCATACGCCGATGCGCTGGCGATTGTATCTAACCGTATGGACCAGATTCCTTCGAAGGATTCCATGCCGGGCTCCATTTATTCGGATCTGGCGAAGATATACGAGAAGGCGGTGCAGTTCCCAAGCGGTGGTTCCATTACGATTATCGCGGTGACTACACTGTCCGGTGGAGACATTACGCACGCCGTGCCTGATAATACGGGTTATATCACAGAAGGGCAGTTATTCCTCCGTCGTGACAGCGATATCGGTAAAGTTATTGTTGACCCGTTCCGTTCGTTGTCCCGCCTGAAACAGCTTGTGACGGGCAAGAAGACACGTAAGGATCATCCGCAGGTGATGAATGCCGCCGTACGTCTGTATGCCGACGCTGCCAATGCCCGAACCAAACTTGAGAATGGTTTCGATCTTACGAACTATGACGAACGAACCCTTGCCTTTGCAAAGGATTACTCCAACCGGTTGTTGGCCATCGACGTCAATCTTGATACCACGGAAATGCTCGATGTGGCATGGAGCTTGTTCGGAAAATATTTCCGTCCGGAAGAAGTGAATATCAAGAAAGAGCTTGTGGACCAATACTGGCCTGAAGCGAATAACCAATCACTATAA
- a CDS encoding V-type ATP synthase subunit D — translation MAIKFQYNKTSLQQLEKQLKIRVRTLPIIKNKESALRMEVKRCKSDAAALEERLEREIQAYEAMFALWNEFDASLIKVSDVHLGVKKIAGVRVPLLENVDFEIRSYSLFNAPKWYADGLHLLKELAHTAIEREFTVAKLNLLEHARKKTTQKVNLFEKVQIPGYQDALRKIKRFMEDEENLSKSSQKIMKSHQEKRKEADA, via the coding sequence GTGGCTATTAAGTTTCAATATAACAAGACCTCCCTTCAGCAGTTGGAGAAACAACTGAAGATACGTGTACGTACGCTCCCCATCATCAAGAACAAGGAGAGTGCCCTGCGTATGGAAGTGAAGCGCTGCAAGAGCGATGCCGCTGCACTGGAGGAGAGGCTGGAGAGGGAAATCCAAGCTTACGAAGCCATGTTCGCCCTTTGGAATGAGTTCGATGCTTCATTGATAAAGGTCAGCGATGTACATCTCGGCGTGAAGAAGATTGCCGGCGTTCGTGTGCCGTTGCTCGAGAACGTAGATTTCGAAATACGCTCTTACAGCCTTTTCAATGCTCCCAAATGGTATGCCGACGGCTTGCATCTGCTCAAGGAGCTGGCGCACACAGCTATTGAACGGGAGTTTACTGTTGCCAAGCTGAACTTGCTGGAACATGCTCGCAAGAAGACCACTCAGAAGGTGAATCTTTTTGAGAAAGTGCAGATTCCTGGCTATCAGGATGCTTTGCGCAAAATCAAGCGGTTTATGGAGGATGAGGAGAACCTCTCCAAGTCATCGCAGAAGATAATGAAGTCTCATCAGGAAAAAAGGAAGGAGGCAGATGCATGA
- a CDS encoding V-type ATP synthase subunit I translates to MITKMKKLTFLVYHKEYEAFLGQIRELGVVHIVERQSGEMDDSLQQFMQKRTLYRNMLRNMYLLADKQPQEVVHKEVSADALVKEYEDLQMRIQDFNQQLPAIDKDISQMEIWGDFDWNGIRRLESSGWYVRFYTCPEKDYDEAWNEDCNALIVKENGGHLYFVTVTPQSSGPDVEPLRLPSMGLSELNRRKADTEEALSKAVLELKEFCKSNYRTLEEADLQLQGDIDLLKVKLNSESLAEGSVVVLEGWVPEDSEAEVRTLLEAGGIYYEMRNATREDNAPIKLKNNAFTRMYEVLTKMYGMPDYAEFDPTPILAPFFSLFFAFCMGDAGYGLVLIALGFFLKKRMSESLRGMMNLVITLGIFTAVFGAVLGTFFGVSLFDLELPEGMKQFMIVGKIGETTYDKQMLLALIIGAVHICLAMTVKAVGQTVRFGFKESLSAWGWLLLVVGFICTGGLSFFKVISEDVSTWAFIVIGGVSAIGIYLLNNIHRNVLINIGAGVWDTYNMATGLMGDILSYIRLYALGLAGGMLGGVFNQLAFMVNDSAGPVLGWLFCGLILIFGHSLNIAMSCLSAFVHPLRLTFVEYFKNSGYNGKGEAYKPFTVVKNK, encoded by the coding sequence ATGATTACGAAAATGAAGAAACTCACATTCCTTGTATATCACAAGGAGTATGAAGCATTCCTCGGACAAATCCGCGAACTGGGTGTGGTACATATTGTGGAAAGGCAGTCGGGAGAAATGGATGACAGTTTGCAGCAGTTCATGCAGAAGCGTACGCTTTACAGGAATATGCTCCGGAACATGTATCTCCTTGCCGACAAGCAGCCGCAAGAAGTGGTTCATAAAGAGGTGTCTGCCGATGCTCTGGTGAAAGAATATGAAGATTTGCAGATGCGGATACAGGACTTCAACCAGCAGCTTCCGGCTATTGACAAGGATATTTCTCAGATGGAAATCTGGGGAGATTTTGATTGGAACGGCATTCGCCGGTTAGAAAGTTCCGGTTGGTATGTACGGTTCTATACATGTCCGGAGAAGGATTATGACGAGGCGTGGAATGAAGACTGCAACGCCCTTATTGTGAAAGAGAACGGCGGACATCTTTACTTTGTGACCGTCACCCCGCAATCCTCCGGACCGGATGTGGAGCCGCTTCGGTTGCCCTCTATGGGCTTGTCCGAGCTGAACCGCAGGAAGGCGGATACGGAAGAGGCGCTCTCGAAGGCTGTTTTGGAATTGAAGGAATTCTGCAAGAGCAATTATCGCACTTTGGAGGAAGCCGATCTGCAACTTCAGGGTGATATTGATTTGCTGAAGGTGAAACTGAACAGCGAATCGCTGGCCGAAGGTTCGGTGGTGGTTCTGGAAGGTTGGGTTCCCGAAGACAGCGAGGCTGAGGTGAGAACATTACTCGAAGCGGGCGGAATCTATTATGAGATGAGAAATGCCACTCGTGAGGACAATGCCCCTATTAAGCTGAAGAACAACGCTTTTACCCGTATGTATGAGGTGCTAACCAAGATGTATGGTATGCCCGATTATGCCGAGTTCGATCCGACCCCTATCCTTGCGCCGTTCTTCTCGCTTTTCTTTGCCTTCTGTATGGGCGATGCGGGTTATGGATTGGTGCTGATTGCTCTGGGATTCTTTTTGAAGAAGAGAATGTCGGAATCGCTGCGGGGCATGATGAATCTGGTGATTACACTGGGTATTTTCACGGCTGTTTTCGGTGCAGTGCTGGGTACATTTTTCGGTGTCAGTCTTTTCGATCTGGAATTGCCTGAGGGCATGAAGCAGTTCATGATCGTAGGCAAGATTGGCGAGACGACCTATGACAAGCAGATGTTGCTTGCACTGATTATCGGTGCGGTGCATATATGCCTTGCCATGACGGTGAAAGCTGTGGGACAGACGGTGCGTTTCGGCTTCAAGGAATCTCTCAGCGCATGGGGATGGTTGCTGTTGGTAGTAGGATTTATCTGTACCGGAGGCCTTTCCTTCTTCAAGGTTATCTCGGAAGATGTTTCAACATGGGCTTTCATTGTGATCGGAGGGGTCTCAGCCATCGGCATCTATCTGCTGAACAACATTCATCGGAATGTGCTTATCAATATCGGTGCAGGTGTATGGGATACTTATAATATGGCCACCGGATTGATGGGCGACATATTGTCCTACATCCGCCTCTATGCCCTTGGATTGGCAGGAGGAATGTTGGGAGGCGTGTTCAACCAGCTTGCTTTCATGGTGAACGATTCGGCCGGCCCTGTTCTTGGTTGGTTGTTTTGCGGGCTGATATTGATATTCGGACATTCGCTCAACATTGCCATGTCCTGTTTGAGTGCCTTCGTGCATCCGCTTCGTCTGACGTTCGTGGAGTATTTTAAAAATTCAGGTTACAATGGCAAGGGTGAAGCCTATAAACCGTTTACTGTGGTAAAAAATAAATAA
- a CDS encoding ATPase, with amino-acid sequence MNEILGYLGLGLMLALAGIGSCFGTTIAGSAAEGALKKDPSKSASYMILSALPATQGLYGFVAFLMSMGRDFATDGPLMLGIGLGVGLVCLFSAIRQGQICANGIVGISQGHDVQTNTMIYAALPEFYAILALVAALMV; translated from the coding sequence ATGAATGAAATTTTAGGTTATCTCGGTCTGGGCCTGATGCTGGCCCTTGCAGGAATTGGTAGTTGTTTTGGTACAACAATTGCAGGTAGCGCGGCTGAAGGGGCATTGAAGAAAGATCCTTCCAAATCTGCGAGTTATATGATTCTGTCGGCTCTTCCGGCCACACAGGGACTTTATGGTTTTGTGGCTTTTCTTATGTCTATGGGCAGAGACTTTGCCACTGACGGCCCTTTGATGCTGGGCATCGGTCTTGGTGTAGGCCTGGTCTGCCTTTTTTCCGCCATACGCCAGGGGCAGATTTGTGCCAATGGTATTGTCGGCATCTCTCAAGGACATGATGTGCAGACTAATACGATGATTTATGCTGCTCTTCCCGAATTCTACGCTATCTTGGCGCTGGTTGCGGCATTGATGGTATAA
- a CDS encoding glycogen/starch synthase, which produces MVKELLTPDYIFEASWEVCNKVGGIYTVLSTRANTLQAKFHDRLFFIGPDFWQGKENPLFIESDNLCAAWKKHAGEKESLSVRVGRWNIPGEPIVILVDFQPFFKEKDEIYTEMWNRYQVDSLHAYGDYDEASMFAYATGKVVESFYRYNLTETDKVIFQAHEWMTGMAALYLQTAVPEIATVFTTHATSIGRSIAGNNKPLYDYLFAYNGDQMAQELNMESKHSIEKQTAHYADCFTTVSEITNNECRELLDKPADVILMNGFEDDFVPKGSTFAGKRKRARSLLLRVANSLLGEEMDDDTLIIGTSGRYEFKNKGINVFLESLNRLNRDRNLKKKVLAFVNVPGWVGEPREDLQQRLKSKERFDTPLEVPFITHWLHNMTHDQVLDMLKYLGMDNSSDDMVKVIFVPCYLDGKDGILNKHYYDVILGQDLSVYPSYYEPWGYTPLESVAFRVPTITTDLAGFGLWVNSLKNQHGIDDGVEVLHRSDYNYSEVADGIKDTIALFSTKTDAEIKEIRKRAGMVAEQALWKHFIQYYYEAYDIALRNAGKRQLG; this is translated from the coding sequence ATGGTTAAAGAACTACTTACCCCTGATTACATATTTGAAGCAAGCTGGGAAGTGTGTAATAAAGTAGGCGGTATTTATACGGTTTTGTCCACCAGGGCAAATACATTGCAAGCAAAGTTTCACGACAGGCTGTTTTTTATTGGGCCGGATTTCTGGCAAGGAAAAGAAAACCCGTTGTTCATCGAGTCTGATAATCTTTGTGCGGCATGGAAGAAGCATGCCGGTGAAAAAGAGAGCCTTTCTGTCCGGGTTGGCCGTTGGAATATTCCGGGTGAACCCATTGTCATATTGGTTGATTTCCAACCGTTCTTCAAAGAAAAAGATGAAATTTATACGGAAATGTGGAACCGCTACCAGGTGGATTCTCTGCATGCGTATGGCGACTATGACGAAGCGTCCATGTTTGCCTATGCCACCGGAAAGGTCGTGGAAAGTTTCTACCGCTATAATCTGACGGAAACGGATAAGGTCATATTCCAGGCGCATGAATGGATGACGGGCATGGCCGCCTTGTACCTTCAGACGGCTGTTCCCGAAATCGCTACTGTCTTCACCACGCATGCCACCTCCATCGGCCGTTCCATCGCAGGTAACAATAAACCTCTGTATGACTATCTTTTTGCTTACAACGGTGATCAGATGGCACAGGAATTGAATATGGAGTCCAAACACTCCATTGAGAAACAGACAGCCCATTATGCGGATTGCTTCACTACCGTAAGCGAAATAACGAACAATGAATGCAGGGAACTGCTTGACAAGCCCGCCGATGTCATATTGATGAACGGCTTTGAAGATGATTTTGTACCGAAAGGCTCTACTTTTGCAGGCAAGCGTAAACGTGCGCGCTCCTTGTTGCTGCGTGTGGCAAACTCCTTGCTGGGTGAAGAGATGGATGACGATACGCTGATCATCGGTACAAGCGGGCGCTATGAATTCAAGAACAAAGGAATCAATGTGTTTCTGGAATCTCTGAACCGCTTGAACCGGGACAGGAACCTGAAGAAGAAGGTATTGGCGTTTGTCAACGTGCCCGGATGGGTGGGAGAGCCGCGTGAAGATTTGCAGCAACGCCTCAAGAGCAAGGAGAGGTTTGATACCCCTCTGGAAGTGCCGTTCATCACTCACTGGCTGCACAACATGACACATGATCAAGTGCTGGATATGTTGAAGTATCTCGGTATGGACAATAGCTCCGACGACATGGTGAAAGTTATTTTTGTGCCTTGCTATCTGGATGGAAAGGATGGTATCCTCAATAAACATTATTATGACGTAATCCTGGGACAAGATCTCAGCGTCTATCCCTCCTATTACGAGCCGTGGGGATATACTCCACTGGAAAGCGTGGCTTTCCGCGTGCCGACCATCACAACCGATCTTGCTGGTTTCGGTCTTTGGGTGAACAGCCTGAAAAACCAGCACGGCATTGATGACGGTGTGGAGGTGCTGCATCGTTCGGATTATAATTATTCTGAAGTGGCGGATGGAATTAAAGACACGATAGCCCTGTTCTCCACCAAGACCGATGCGGAAATAAAAGAAATCCGCAAACGTGCCGGCATGGTTGCCGAACAGGCTTTGTGGAAACACTTTATACAATATTATTATGAAGCTTACGACATTGCTCTGCGTAATGCCGGGAAGCGTCAATTAGGTTAA
- a CDS encoding glycosyltransferase family 1 protein codes for MKIKVSNVNTPNWKDVNVKSHIPAELEKLSELARNIWWAWNYEATELFRDLDPALWKEVGQNPVLLLERMSYAKLEALAKDKVILRRMEAVYSKFRTYMNVNPDSNRPSVAYFSMEYGLTHVLKIYSGGLGVLAGDYLKEASDSNVDLCAVGFLYRYGYFTQTLSMDGQQIANYEAQNFGQLPIDRVLDENGNQVVVDVPYLDYFVHALVWRVNVGRVSLYLLDTDNEMNSEFDRPITHLLYGGDWENRLKQEILLGIGGILTLKKLGIKKDVYHCNEGHAALINVQRLCDYVAEGLTYNQAIELVRASSLYTVHTPVPAGHDYFDEGLFGKYMGGYPSKMGIAWDDLMDLGRNNPGDKGERFCMSVFACNTSQEVNGVSWLHGKVSQEMFSSIWKGYFPEENHVGYVTNGVHFPTWSATEWKQLYAANFDENFWYDQSNPKIWEAIYNVSDEEIWKTRMAMKNKLIDYVRKQYRETWLKNQGDPSRIVSLLDKVNPNALMIGFGRRFATYKRAHLLFTDLERLAKIVNNPDYPVQFVFTGKAHPHDGAGQGLIKRIIEISRRPEFLGKIIFLENYDMQLARRLVSGVDIWLNTPTRPLEASGTSGEKALMNGVLNFSVLDGWWLEGYREGAGWALTEKRTYQNQEHQDQLDAATIYSILEQEILPLYYARNKKGYSEGWVRTVKNSIAQIAPHYTMKRQLDDYYNKFYNKEAKRFHMLAAAGYAKAKEIAAWKEEVASKWDSIEVVSSDKSEEVATGSIESGKEYTITFVVDEKGLSDAIGLELVTTYTAHDGKQHIYSVEPFNVVKKDGDLYTFQAKHKLENAGSFKVSYRMFPKNADLPHRQDFCYVRWFV; via the coding sequence ATGAAGATTAAAGTTAGTAATGTGAATACTCCTAACTGGAAAGATGTGAATGTGAAATCTCATATTCCAGCCGAACTGGAGAAATTATCCGAACTGGCACGTAACATCTGGTGGGCATGGAATTATGAAGCCACCGAACTGTTCAGAGACCTTGATCCTGCTCTCTGGAAAGAAGTCGGACAGAATCCTGTACTTCTGCTGGAACGTATGAGTTATGCGAAGCTCGAAGCACTCGCAAAGGACAAAGTCATCTTGCGCAGAATGGAAGCTGTGTATTCAAAGTTCCGCACATACATGAATGTAAATCCTGACAGCAATCGTCCGTCCGTTGCATATTTCAGTATGGAATACGGGCTGACCCATGTGCTCAAAATATATTCCGGCGGTCTGGGCGTACTTGCTGGTGACTATCTGAAAGAGGCCTCCGACAGCAACGTTGACTTGTGTGCGGTCGGTTTCCTGTATCGTTACGGATATTTCACTCAGACTTTGTCTATGGACGGACAGCAGATAGCCAATTACGAGGCTCAGAATTTCGGGCAGTTGCCTATCGACCGTGTATTGGATGAGAACGGAAACCAGGTAGTGGTGGATGTTCCTTATTTGGACTACTTTGTACATGCATTGGTTTGGAGAGTGAACGTAGGTCGTGTATCGCTTTATCTGCTTGATACGGACAATGAAATGAACAGCGAGTTTGACCGCCCCATCACTCACCTGCTGTATGGAGGCGATTGGGAGAACCGTCTGAAGCAGGAAATCCTGCTTGGCATCGGCGGTATTCTTACATTGAAGAAGCTGGGTATTAAGAAAGATGTCTATCATTGCAACGAAGGACATGCCGCTTTGATTAACGTGCAACGTCTTTGTGATTATGTGGCTGAAGGTTTGACTTACAACCAGGCCATAGAGCTGGTACGTGCTTCTTCACTTTATACCGTGCACACTCCGGTTCCTGCCGGCCACGACTATTTCGACGAAGGTCTTTTCGGCAAGTATATGGGGGGCTATCCCTCAAAAATGGGAATTGCATGGGACGATCTGATGGATCTCGGCCGCAACAATCCCGGTGATAAGGGCGAACGCTTCTGCATGTCCGTATTCGCTTGCAACACTTCTCAGGAAGTGAACGGTGTGAGCTGGCTGCATGGAAAAGTTTCCCAGGAAATGTTTTCCTCTATCTGGAAGGGCTATTTCCCCGAAGAAAACCATGTGGGCTACGTAACCAATGGCGTACACTTCCCGACGTGGAGCGCTACGGAATGGAAACAGCTCTATGCGGCTAATTTTGATGAGAATTTCTGGTACGACCAGTCCAATCCCAAGATTTGGGAAGCTATCTATAACGTGTCCGATGAGGAAATCTGGAAGACCCGTATGGCTATGAAGAATAAACTGATCGACTATGTTCGCAAGCAATACCGTGAAACCTGGCTGAAGAATCAGGGTGACCCTTCACGCATCGTTTCTTTGTTGGATAAGGTTAATCCCAATGCGCTGATGATCGGTTTCGGACGCCGTTTTGCCACTTACAAGCGTGCGCACTTGCTGTTCACCGACTTGGAGCGTCTGGCTAAGATCGTCAATAACCCCGATTATCCGGTACAGTTCGTGTTTACCGGAAAAGCTCACCCGCATGATGGTGCAGGGCAGGGATTGATCAAGAGAATCATCGAAATTTCCCGTCGTCCTGAGTTCTTAGGTAAGATTATCTTCTTGGAGAACTACGACATGCAGTTGGCCCGCCGTCTGGTGTCAGGTGTGGATATCTGGCTGAATACTCCGACGCGTCCGCTTGAGGCATCCGGCACATCGGGTGAAAAAGCGCTGATGAACGGGGTATTGAACTTCTCCGTACTCGATGGCTGGTGGCTGGAAGGTTACCGTGAAGGTGCGGGATGGGCATTGACCGAAAAGCGTACTTATCAGAATCAGGAACATCAAGACCAGTTGGATGCGGCTACTATTTACAGCATCCTTGAGCAAGAGATTCTGCCGTTGTATTATGCACGCAACAAGAAAGGCTATTCTGAAGGCTGGGTAAGAACCGTCAAGAATTCCATCGCCCAGATTGCGCCTCACTATACGATGAAGCGCCAGTTGGATGATTATTATAATAAGTTCTACAACAAGGAAGCGAAGCGTTTCCACATGTTGGCCGCCGCCGGCTACGCTAAAGCTAAGGAAATAGCGGCATGGAAAGAGGAAGTCGCTTCTAAGTGGGACAGCATCGAAGTGGTGTCAAGTGACAAGAGTGAAGAAGTGGCAACCGGTTCTATCGAAAGCGGCAAAGAATACACCATTACTTTTGTGGTCGATGAGAAAGGTTTGAGCGATGCCATCGGCTTGGAATTGGTAACCACTTATACTGCCCATGACGGTAAGCAGCACATCTATTCGGTAGAGCCTTTCAATGTGGTGAAGAAGGATGGTGATCTCTACACTTTCCAGGCAAAGCATAAACTGGAAAATGCGGGCAGCTTCAAGGTGTCTTACCGCATGTTTCCGAAGAATGCAGATCTTCCTCATCGCCAGGACTTCTGTTATGTTCGTTGGTTTGTGTAA
- a CDS encoding DUF2023 family protein — translation MIISSPDIRPADLKVFLNHVYEFKKGVRQMVLYTVNRKYEEFAIARLKSQKIEYLIQPVDNHKINLFFGRPECIHAIRCMVTRPLNQLTPEEDFILGAMLGYDICAQCERYCARKNKSVTSA, via the coding sequence ATGATAATATCATCCCCCGACATCCGGCCCGCAGACCTGAAAGTGTTTCTCAACCATGTTTATGAGTTCAAAAAAGGAGTGCGTCAAATGGTTCTCTATACTGTAAACCGAAAATATGAGGAGTTCGCCATAGCTCGTTTGAAAAGTCAGAAGATAGAGTACCTTATACAGCCTGTTGACAATCATAAGATAAATCTGTTCTTCGGAAGGCCTGAATGCATTCATGCCATCCGGTGTATGGTGACACGTCCTCTGAATCAGTTGACTCCCGAAGAAGACTTTATTCTCGGCGCCATGTTGGGGTATGATATTTGCGCCCAGTGCGAACGTTATTGCGCACGAAAGAACAAGAGTGTTACAAGTGCGTAA
- the fldA gene encoding flavodoxin FldA gives MKKTGVFYGSSTGTCEELAQQIADKMGVSQSDVYSADKLNADLVKEYDLLILGTSTWGDGELQDDWYDGIKVLKNADLSSKFIALFGCGDSESYCDTFCDGIGILYEDLKDSGCAFIGNKVSTDDYSFSSSIAVVNGAFVGLALDEVNESNKTAGRIEAWTEELKSKI, from the coding sequence ATGAAGAAAACAGGTGTTTTTTATGGTTCCAGCACCGGAACCTGTGAAGAATTGGCTCAGCAGATAGCCGACAAGATGGGTGTTTCCCAATCCGACGTATATAGCGCCGATAAGTTGAACGCCGATCTGGTAAAAGAATACGATTTACTTATTTTAGGTACTTCCACATGGGGAGACGGTGAATTGCAGGATGACTGGTATGATGGAATAAAAGTTTTGAAAAACGCTGATCTTTCCTCCAAATTCATAGCACTGTTCGGCTGCGGTGATTCCGAGTCTTATTGCGACACCTTCTGTGACGGCATCGGAATACTTTATGAAGATCTGAAAGACAGCGGTTGTGCCTTTATCGGCAATAAAGTCAGCACGGACGATTATTCCTTTTCTTCATCGATTGCCGTCGTTAACGGTGCTTTTGTAGGACTTGCCCTGGACGAAGTGAACGAAAGCAATAAAACCGCCGGCCGTATTGAGGCTTGGACCGAAGAACTTAAAAGCAAAATCTAA
- the gpmA gene encoding 2,3-diphosphoglycerate-dependent phosphoglycerate mutase — protein sequence MKRIVLLRHGESAWNRENRFTGWTDVDLTEKGVAEAVRVGELLKEKGFHFKRAYTSYLKRAVKTLDCVLDRLDQDWIPVEKSWRLNEKHYGELQGLNKAETAAKYGDEQVLVWRRSYDIAPHALAEDDSRNPRFEDRYQAVPDAELPRTESLKDTIERIMPYWKCVIFPSLSTAGELLVVAHGNSLRGIIKHLKHIPDDEIVHLNLPTAVPYVFEFDDALNLTGDYFLGDPEEIRKLMEAVANQGKKK from the coding sequence ATGAAAAGAATTGTTTTGCTGCGCCACGGTGAGAGTGCATGGAACAGGGAAAACCGTTTTACGGGTTGGACCGATGTCGATTTAACCGAGAAAGGCGTTGCCGAGGCCGTAAGGGTCGGTGAGTTGCTGAAAGAAAAAGGATTTCACTTCAAGAGGGCTTATACATCCTACTTGAAACGTGCCGTGAAGACATTGGATTGCGTACTTGACCGTTTGGATCAGGACTGGATTCCCGTAGAGAAATCCTGGCGGCTGAACGAAAAGCATTACGGTGAGTTGCAAGGTCTCAACAAGGCCGAAACCGCCGCCAAATATGGTGACGAGCAGGTGCTGGTGTGGCGCAGAAGCTACGATATCGCCCCTCATGCATTGGCTGAGGATGATTCGCGTAATCCCCGCTTTGAAGACCGCTATCAGGCAGTGCCCGATGCGGAGCTGCCCCGGACCGAATCATTGAAAGATACCATTGAGCGCATTATGCCATATTGGAAATGTGTCATTTTCCCGAGCCTGAGTACGGCCGGTGAATTGTTGGTAGTGGCGCATGGCAATAGCCTGCGGGGCATTATCAAGCACTTGAAGCATATTCCGGATGATGAGATCGTGCATCTGAACCTTCCAACGGCAGTGCCTTATGTTTTTGAGTTTGATGACGCGCTGAATCTGACCGGTGATTATTTCCTGGGAGATCCGGAAGAAATCAGGAAGCTGATGGAAGCGGTGGCCAACCAAGGAAAAAAGAAGTAA
- a CDS encoding DUF6064 family protein, producing the protein MEIFWNTIAQYNEGTLWAQLAITVAGIILTALLYQKPTPWVKRSMKIYMIFLNGWVSVVYYMMYCGTRSYNYILAIFWGVIAVIWLWDLFADYTPFERNPKYKMLVGILYSMPFLYPLLSWARGMEFPMMTTTVMPCSVAVFTIGLLLAFSRKVNLLVILFLCHWALIAFSKVYVYKIPEDFLLASATVPAIYLFFKNYFDQNLHKETKPSARFMNWFLIIICIIIGILLSITLLQEFAR; encoded by the coding sequence ATGGAAATATTTTGGAATACTATTGCGCAATACAACGAAGGAACCTTGTGGGCACAACTTGCCATTACCGTGGCAGGTATCATACTGACCGCATTGCTTTATCAGAAACCTACGCCATGGGTAAAACGCTCCATGAAAATCTATATGATATTCTTGAACGGATGGGTATCCGTCGTTTATTATATGATGTATTGCGGCACACGAAGTTACAATTACATCCTTGCCATCTTTTGGGGAGTAATTGCCGTGATATGGCTGTGGGACCTGTTTGCCGACTATACTCCGTTCGAGCGCAATCCCAAATATAAAATGCTGGTAGGCATACTCTACTCCATGCCTTTCCTCTACCCTCTCCTATCATGGGCGCGAGGAATGGAATTCCCCATGATGACTACTACCGTGATGCCCTGCTCGGTAGCCGTGTTCACCATCGGACTGCTGCTTGCTTTCTCGCGCAAGGTCAATCTGCTCGTCATCCTCTTCCTGTGTCATTGGGCACTGATCGCCTTCTCCAAGGTTTATGTCTATAAGATTCCGGAGGATTTCTTGCTGGCAAGCGCCACCGTGCCCGCCATCTACTTGTTTTTCAAGAATTACTTCGACCAAAACTTGCATAAGGAAACCAAGCCGAGCGCACGGTTCATGAATTGGTTTCTGATCATCATCTGCATCATCATCGGTATATTGCTCAGCATCACTCTGCTACAAGAATTTGCAAGATAA